TTGTGAACGGCTTGTAAGAGTCAGCCCCTGCACGTACACCTACCTAATCAAGTAATCAGGGCGAATTAGTCTAGCGAAATGCGGAACTGACGACGTGCGGGGCACCGCTATTGCATGTCTACCTTAAATCAGTCACCTTCCAACAAAATGCTCCCCGTGCGTCGATCAGTATATAATACACCGTATGGCGGTGGTCGAGCTCCACCGATGAGCCGGCAGCGACGACACACCGCCGGCACGAGCCACTTTGTCCGCCAAGGCGACCGGCGATCAATGGAGATGTATGGCGCTGCAGTTCCCCGGCCTCGGCTCCTCCTCCttctgctcctcctcctcgccgccgtgTTTTGGGTCTGCGTACTCTACTTCCGTCTGTCCGCGCTCATCAGTGGCGTGGCGATCGCGCCGATGGAGCGCATGGTGTCGTTCGCAGCGCACTACGAGAGCCGTGGCGAAGACGGGAACAAAGATTCGTGCCGGGGGCGACGCGTGTATATCCATGAGCTCCCGCCGCGCTTCAACGCCGACATGCTCGGTGGCTGCGCCAGCACGGACGGCCGCTGGCCAAACATGTGCGAGCAAGTGAGCAACGCCGGCCTCGGGCAGCCGCTGCCCGAGCCGGAGGATGAAGGCGAAGGGGACGGCGCGCTCTCGGGCGCGGCCGGCTGGTACGCCACGCAGCAGTTCGCGCTGGACGCCATCTTCCACGGCCGCATGCTACGCTACGGCTGCCTCACCAACGACTCCTCCGAGGCGGAGGCGGTGTTCGTCCCGTTCTACGCCGGTTTCGACTTCGCGCGGCACCTCTGGGGCTACGACAATGCCACGCGGGACGCCGCCTCGCTCGACCTGGAGCGCTGGCTCGTGGGCCGGCCGGAGTGGCGCAGGGCCGGCGGCCGCGACCACTTCCTCGTGGCGGGGCGCACGGCATGGGACTTCCGGCGCCACACCTGCCCCAGCCCGACCTGGGGCACCAACCTCCTCTTCCTGGCGGCCGCCAAGAACATGACCGTGCTTGTCGTCGAGTCGTCGACCGCGCCCGGCCACGGCAACGACGTGGCGGTGCCCTACCCGACCTACTTCCACCCACGAGCAGACGCCGACGTCCTGCGCTGGCAGCAGAGGATCAAGAGCGCCGGCCGCCCGTGGCTCATGTCCTTCGTGGGCGCGCCGCGGCCGGGAGACCCGCGCTCCATCCGGTCGCAGATCATCGCCCAGTGCGGCGCCTCGTCCGCGTGCCGGCAGCTGGGCTGCGCCTCTGGCGCCAGCCAGTGCCACACCCCGGCGGACATCATGCGGCTGTTCCAGAGCTCCACCTTCTGCCTCCAGCCGCCGGGGGACTCGTACACGCGGCGGTCGGCGTTCGACGCCATGGTCGCCGGCTGCGTGCCCGTCTTCTTCCACCCGGCGTCCGCGTATCTCCAGTACCGGTGGCACCTGCCGGGCGATCACGCCACGTACTCGGTGTTCATACCGGAGGACGGCGTGCGCGTCGGGAACGTGAGCATCGAGGACACGCTGAGAAGGATACCGGGAGCGGTGGTGCGGAGGATGCAGGAGGAGGTCATCAGGCTCGTGCCGAGGCTGGTGTACGCTGACCCGAGGTACTCGCTCGACACAGTCAAGGACGCATTCGACGTCGCCGTCGAAGGCGTCCTAGAGAAGGTGGCGGCGGAGACGCGGAAAGCCGAAACGACGGATCGCCGGTCGAGCTGGCTAGACAAGATTATTTGGTCCGAGTAACACAATAGGTTGGTATAATGAtgaagttttttttttctttctataCCGATGAGAATGGTTGGTCTAATGAAGTATAGTAGTACAATTTTGTGGCAGGCTTTGAGTGATTTGATCGGTAATTACAGGCTTGTACGTACGAAAGGCCACGTACCaatctttttcttctttttttgtttATAAAAAAATGGTCATCTAATATAGAAATTCACCAGAAGTATAAAGCACCTCAAACATATATATTAATAAAAATTAACAACCATTACCGCTATGAGCCGCCAATGCTGCTGTCGCCACTTCCCTATCGGAGTCAGCTTGACCATGTCGATGACAGTCGAGAAGTCTTCGTGCACATGCTCCTAGGACCAAAGGTTTGGAGGCGCAATCATCGTTGTTGAAACATTGAATAGATTTAAAGCACATGACACCAAATCTCTACATCATGCACGCACGACAAGAAACCATAATCTTGTCGCCCCAAGGAAACAACATGAATCTACATCGGAGCTCCGTCGACTACGTCCAGACGGACCAACTCGAGGAGGATCGAAGCCTGAAAGATGAaatcgaagaagaagcacgaccaTCCCGCTGAGCGCCGCACCTGCGAGGACTAAACCCCTAACCTAAACTACTAGCCAGAGCGGAGGCTCGGGATTCCCCTCCCCATTGGAAGGTAGAGGGGAGGATAATCGAGGGAAAGGGGAGCAAACACTTCTTTGAAAAATACCAATCATTTTAGCAGCTCATTTTCAATTTTCCGTGTGTCATACATTTATATATCGCGTCTGCTAAATGCCAGACACCTGAATTTATTTTTCGGGCATCAGTCACTTTTTGTGCGAAGCGCGAGGCTGAAGGTGGGGACTGTGTGAGGAGCGCCGACCACGGCAAAGCCAAGCCGTGCATGAGCGGGAGCCAGCGGGAGCAAGTCCAAAACTTGACAATGGGGATAGGGGGTCGCTGGAGCTATTCATCGGTTTTGGGGgggcgtgtgtgtgtgtgtgtggggggggggggggggtgggcttAGAGGGATGGCGGAGGCACGCCAATAGTAGAAAAtagttggaggaggaggagggagattAAGCCGTTCATGCTTTATCCAACGGCTACGAGTAAAAGTGACTATTGTAAAACAAAATCAGGTAACTGATGGATAGCCAGTTCCTTTATAgatgtactacctccgtcctggtttattagtcTCACTCGTATTTAGGGCCATATTTTGATCGTGATTTTAACTAATAAATAAAAATTATGCATAGTAAAAATATAACATCGGAAACTATGTTTAAATATGAATTCAACAAtattttttatgacatgcattaatattttattatttaaattgatggtcaaaatttgacacaaaatatgaaggggaccaataaactaggacggaggtgGTAGAAATAAGGAAGTGCACACGGACACACGGGTCTCCATACATAGGCTGCCTGTAATTTTTCTTATGAGAAGCCTTTTTTTTATGAGAAGTCAGCTTTTCAACCATGCACTAATCACTTCGTTTAGGACTCAACCCTCAACTTTAAAATGGTAGAGGTAAATTTTATTTATCAATTTGAACATGGTGATATACCTTATAGTAAACTTCCTAGCTAATGCCTTCAAGAAAATGATAATCTCGTAGTTAAACAACATCACTTTAATTTGTATATGCAAAGGTAATTACATGAGAATGCTTACATAATTAAAATTTTGCATGTTAATTTTGAGAAAACTACTGATATATCAAAGGTGTTGTTAAACACTGCGCCATGATACAAGTTCAACTTCAGTAAGTGATGAAATCTCAAAAGATATTATTAAGTGATATGTCAAAACCTACCAGAAAATCAAGAAGTTTATGGTGTTAGTACAGGAGTGGAGTTTCCACTAAACATCCGTTATATCCCGAAGGACATCCTAAAAATTTGGACAAGAATCACAAAATACTAATAATTTTGTCCCTTATTCTTCCATAAAGGAAAAATAAATgggaaaagaaaaggaagaaaactAGAAATTATGACAGTCCTTCTAAAAACTTTATGGAACCTGTCATTAATAAAGAAAGTGAAACTTGGGATAATCCAAATAAAGTTTGGGAAAGACCAAGAACCCACACAAAGTTGATAATAGTGATGTTATCCTTATGGTAGAATAATCTGAAAAGGAGGATGACAATGTTGAACGTAGTAAAAAAAGAAATAAGGATAACACTTCAAGTCAAGAACTATGATAGAAGTAATAAGGTGGCTAGGAAACATgagagcgagcgagagagagacactagtagaaaaagggcctactgtgaagcacattagtcccggtttgtaactgaaccggcactaatgtgcccattagtgccggttccaacggctaggcgggcggcgatcattagtaccagttcgtggcgaacctttagtacctgttcgtgccacgaaccggtactaaagacgtGGTGGCAGGCTTGTGTCAGGCAGGGGCCCCACcaacacctttagtaccggttggttaTATAAACCGGGACTAGAGatgcacctttagtcccgg
The Aegilops tauschii subsp. strangulata cultivar AL8/78 chromosome 3, Aet v6.0, whole genome shotgun sequence genome window above contains:
- the LOC109757337 gene encoding xyloglucan galactosyltransferase KATAMARI1 homolog, yielding MEMYGAAVPRPRLLLLLLLLLAAVFWVCVLYFRLSALISGVAIAPMERMVSFAAHYESRGEDGNKDSCRGRRVYIHELPPRFNADMLGGCASTDGRWPNMCEQVSNAGLGQPLPEPEDEGEGDGALSGAAGWYATQQFALDAIFHGRMLRYGCLTNDSSEAEAVFVPFYAGFDFARHLWGYDNATRDAASLDLERWLVGRPEWRRAGGRDHFLVAGRTAWDFRRHTCPSPTWGTNLLFLAAAKNMTVLVVESSTAPGHGNDVAVPYPTYFHPRADADVLRWQQRIKSAGRPWLMSFVGAPRPGDPRSIRSQIIAQCGASSACRQLGCASGASQCHTPADIMRLFQSSTFCLQPPGDSYTRRSAFDAMVAGCVPVFFHPASAYLQYRWHLPGDHATYSVFIPEDGVRVGNVSIEDTLRRIPGAVVRRMQEEVIRLVPRLVYADPRYSLDTVKDAFDVAVEGVLEKVAAETRKAETTDRRSSWLDKIIWSE